From a region of the Oryza sativa Japonica Group chromosome 6, ASM3414082v1 genome:
- the LOC4340154 gene encoding phosphatidylglycerophosphate phosphatase PTPMT2: MAVVEAAGGRRGVAAGERRKAKAKEAAVGAMARALFYPTLLYNVVRSKVQAEFRWWDEVDQFILLGAVPFRRDVPRLQKLGVYGVITLNEPFETLVPSSMYQSRGIDHLVIPTRDYMFAPSLVDISRAVDFIHRNASCGRMTYIHCKAGRGRSTTIVLCYLVKYKNMTPSTAFEHVRSKRARVLLTRSQWRVVQDFSKKNAEAELPTVTSHSAAASPAGNVVSVTEADLESSEVTAANIPDITEHASLSSHKTTPTKPMTNMLSCLIPSLK; the protein is encoded by the exons ATGGCCGTagtagaggcggccggaggaaggcgcggggtggcggcgggggagcggaggaaggcgaaggcgaaggaggcggcggtgggcgccATGGCGAGGGCTCTGTTCTACCCGACGCTGCTGTACAACGTGGTGCGGAGCAAGGTCCAGGCCGAGTTCCGGTGGTGGGACGAGGTCGATCAG TTCATTTTGCTTGGAGCTGTTCCATTCCGTAGGGATGTTCCTCGGTTGCAGAAGCTTGGGGTGTATGGTGTCATAACCCTGAATGAACCATTTGAGACTTTGGTGCCATCGTCGATGTATCAG TCTCGTGGGATTGATCACCTTGTTATTCCTACAAGAGATTATATGTTTGCTCCCTCACTTGTGGATATTAGTCGAGCTGTTGATTTCATACATA GAAATGCATCTTGTGGGAGGATGACATACATCCATTGCAAAGCTGGAAGGGGCAGGAGTACAACTATTGTCTTGTGTTATCTG GTGAAATACAAGAATATGACGCCTTCTACAGCTTTTGAGCATGTGCGGTCTAAAAGGGCTCGAGTGTTGCTGACTCGTTCTCAATGGAGG GTGGTTCAAGATTTCAGCAAGAAGAATGCAGAAGCAGAACTTCCCACAGTCACAAGCCACTCAGCAGCAGCATCTCCAGCAGGGAATGTGGTATCGGTAACAGAAGCAGATTTGGAGAGCTCTGAAGTAACAGCAGCTAATATTCCTGATATTACAGAGCATGCCAGCTTGTCTTCTCACAAGACTACCCCAACCAAGCCAATGACAAATATGCTCTCATGTTTGATTCCATCTCTGAAGTGA
- the LOC4340157 gene encoding ubiquinone biosynthesis O-methyltransferase, mitochondrial → MLRRVAPSLRRAILTSSAHGRAGAQLTEPGLSPRHALLPQWRLCSSAASTNSPPPPPPPPSSPPQGTPRPAGGSTVSSLNPAEVAKFAAIAETWWDSEGPFKPLHLMNPTRLSFIRSTLCRHFRRDPNSSKPLEGLKVIDVGCGGGILSEPLARMGATVTGIDAVDKNIKIARVHAASDPSTASIEYFCTTAEDLVKENKQFDAVISLEVIEHVANPSGFCESLSALTVPNGATVISTINRSMRAYATAIVAAEYILNWLPKGTHQWSKLVTPEELVLILERASISVQEMAGFVYNPLRGEWSLSDDLTVNYIAYGMKKVETPSESN, encoded by the exons ATGCTCCGCCGCGTCGCGCCATCCCTGCGGCGAGCTATCCTCACATCCTCCGCCCATGGCCGCGCGGGCGCGCAACTCACGGAGCCTGGTCTCTCGCCTCGCCACGCTCTGCTCCCGCAATGGCGCCTTTGCTCCTCCGCGGCCTCCACGAACtctcccccgcccccgccgccgcctccttcttctCCGCCTCAGGGAACACCGCGTCCAGCAGGCGGATCCACCGTCTCGTCGCTGAACCCTGCCGAGGTCGCCAAGTTCGCCGCCATCGCTGAGACCTG GTGGGATTCTGAAGGTCCATTCAAGCCGTTGCATCTGATGAATCCAACTCGACTGTCTTTTATCCGGTCCACTCTCTGTAGACATTTCAG GCGGGATCCAAATTCTTCTAAACCACTTGAAGGCCTTAAAGTTATTGATGTTGGATGTGGGGGTGGCATTCTCTCAGAG CCTCTTGCTCGGATGGGAGCTACAGTTACTGGAATTGATGCTGTTGACAAAAATATAAAGATTGCACGTGTCCATGCT GCATCCGATCCATCAACTGCTTCCATAGAATATTTCTGCACAACAgctg AGGATTTGGTGAAAGAGAACAAACAATTTGATGCTGTGATTTCTCTTGAG GTGATCGAGCATGTGGCTAATCCCTCGGGGTTCTGTGAATCTTTGTCAGCTTTGACAGTTCCTAATGGGGCCACTGTGATTTCTACAATCAACCGCTCAATGAGGGCATATGCAACTGCAATAGTCGCTGCGGAGTATATTCTTAATTGG CTTCCTAAAGGCACACATCAGTGGTCCAAACTAGTTACCCCTGAGGAGCTGGTCCTTATACTGGAAAGAGCTTCAATCTCT GTACAAGAAATGGCCGGGTTTGTGTATAATCCGCTGCGTGGAGAGTGGTCTCTGTCAGATGATCTTACTGTAAATTATATTGCTTATGGCATGAAGAAAGTCGAAACACCCTCTGAGTCAAATTGA
- the LOC4340156 gene encoding B-box zinc finger protein 22, which translates to MKIQCNACGAAEARVLCCADEAALCTACDEEVHAANKLAGKHQRVPLLSDDGGAAPAAAAPAVPKCDICQEASGYFFCLEDRALLCRDCDVSIHTVNSFVSVHQRFLLTGVQVGLDPADPVPPVADKHVKSAGGSVDSATKHLQRNPTDLSGENSASLPSQNVINGNYSRQSSVTMAKTGQVNWTMSNNTIRSIDPPPKYSSEESPALLLASHTSTMAAYSSQISKDSDRIYNLPFTGGNGSDSLHDWHVDEFFSNSEFGFAEHGSSKGDNAKPGSAGGSPQCRLAEGLFVEGLLGQVPDNPWTVPEVPSPPTASGLYWQNNLLCPSYDSTMFVPEISSLENSQNNFTVSAGLKRRRRQF; encoded by the exons ATGAAGATCCAGTGCAACgcgtgcggcgcggcggaggcgcgggtgCTGTGCTGCGCCGACGAGGCAGCGCTCTGCACGGCGTGCGACGAGGAGGTGCACGCCGCCAACAAGCTCGCCGGGAAGCACCAGCGGGTGCCGCTGCtctccgacgacggcggcgccgcgcccgccgccgccgccccggccgtGCCCAAGTGCGACATCTGCCAG GAGGCTTCTGGATACTTCTTCTGCCTGGAGGACCGTGCACTTCTTTGCAGAGATTGTGATGTTTCTATACACACAGTAAACTCCTTTGTTTCAGTACACCAAAGATTCCTACTAACAGGTGTTCAAGTTGGCCTTGATCCTGCTGATCCAGTTCCACCTGTTGCTGACAAGCATGTTAAGAGTGCTGGTGGTTCAGTGGATTCAGCAACTAAACATTTGCAAAGGAATCCTACAGACTTATCTGGTGAAAACAGTGCATCTTTGCCCAGCCAAAATGTAATCAATGGTAATTATTCTAGGCAGAGTTCTGTTACAATGGCCAAGACAGGACAGGTCAATTGGACTATGAGCAACAACACAATTAGATCAATAGACCCTCCACCCAAGTATTCATCAGAGGAAAGTCCAGCACTTCTGCTAGCTAGCCACACTAGCACCATGGCAGCGTACTCCAGTCAAATCAGTAAGGATAGTGATCGGATCTACAACTTACCATTCACAGGTGGTAATGGGTCAGATAGTCTACATGATTGGCATGTTGATGAGTTCTTTAGTAACTCAGAATTTGGCTTTGCTGAGCATGGTTCTTCTAAG GGTGACAACGCTAAGCCAGGGAGTGCTGGTGGATCTCCGCAGTGCCGTCTGGCTGAAGGCCTGTTTGTCGAAGGACTTCTAGGTCAAGTGCCTGACAATCCATGGACAGTGCCTGAGGTCCCCTCGCCACCGACAGCCTCTGGTCTCTATTGGCAAAATAATTTGCTTTGCCCTTCGTACGACAGCACCATGTTCGTCCCTGAGATTTCCTCCTTGGAGAACTCTCAGAACAACTTCACTGTATCTGCTGGTTTGAAGCGCCGAAGGAGGCAGTTTTGA
- the LOC4340155 gene encoding profilin LP04 has translation MSWQAYVDDHLMCEIDGNHLTAAAIVGHDGSVWAQSPNFPQYKPEEITGIMKDFDEPGSLAPTGLFLGGTKYMVIQGEPGVVIRGKKGTGGICVKKTGLSLILGIYDEPMTPGQCNMIVERLGDYLIEQGC, from the exons ATGTCGTGGCAGGCGTACGTCGACGACCACCTGATGTGCGAGATTGACGGCAaccacctcaccgccgccgccatcgtcggccACGACGGCAGCGTCTGGGCGCAGTCCCCCAACTTCCCGCAG TACAAGCCTGAGGAGATTACTGGCATCATGAAGGACTTTGATGAACCCGGCAGTCTCGCACCAACTGGTCTTTTCCTTGGGGGCACAAAATACATGGTGATCCAAGGTGAACCAGGGGTTGTCATCCGAGGAAAGAAG GGCACTGGAGGCATATGTGTCAAGAAGACTGGCCTGTCGTTGATTCTTGGAATCTATGATGAGCCGATGACCCCAGGCCAGTGCAACATGATTGTGGAGAGGCTTGGCGATTATCTGATCGAGCAGGGTTGCTAA
- the LOC4340153 gene encoding ATP-dependent 6-phosphofructokinase 3, with amino-acid sequence MASPPTASASASEAAESGRRSAPGPIDVPSPRDHLHHLLDRRDTPRVVHVEGTTMQRQRGEAAGDAGAAAAAKPEVKLVTGDGGYVLEDVPHVCDYLPDLPTYSNPLQDNPAYSVVKQYFVNPDDTVCQKAIVHKDGPRGNHFRRAGPRQRVFFESDEVHACIVTCGGLCPGLNTVIREIVCGLYDMYGVSRVLGIQGGYRGFYACNTIDLSPKSVNDIHKRGGTVLGTSRGGHDTMKIVDSIQDRGINQVYVIGGDGTQRGAGVIFEEIRRRGLKVAVAGIPKTIDNDIPVIDRSFGFDTAVEEAQRAINAAHVEAGSAENGIGLVKLMGRHSGFIAHYATLASRDVDCCLIPESPFYLEGEGGLFRYLEKRLKENGHMVIVVAEGAGQKLINETKESMGKDASGNSILLDVGLWLSQKIKEHFKKIKTTINLKYIDPTYMIRAIPSNASDNVYCTLLAHSVVHGAMAGYTGFTVGQVNGRHCYIPFYRITEKQNKVSITDRMWARLLSSTNQPSFLSKKDVEDAKMEEERASKFFDGPPPNPKVEDKVASNGKAVK; translated from the exons ATGGCGTCGCCTccaaccgcctccgcctccgccagtGAGGCCGCGGAATCCGGCAGGCGGAGCGCGCCGGGGCCGATCGACGTGCCGAGCCCGAGGGACCACCTGCACCACCTCCTCGACCGACGTGACACGCCGCGGGTCGTGCACGTGGAGGGGACGACGATGCAGCGGCAgcgtggggaggcggcgggtgacgcgggggcggcggcggcggcgaagcccgAGGTGAAGCTGGTGACCGGGGATGGCGGGTACGTGCTCGAGGACGTGCCGCATGTGTGCGACTACCTCCCCGATCTACCG ACATACTCAAATCCACTGCAAGATAACCCGGCATACTCGGTTGTGAA GCAATACTTTGTAAACCCAGATGACACTGTCTGCCAGAAG GCCATTGTTCACAAGGATGGCCCTAGAGGCAACCACTTCCGTCGTGCTGGGCCTCGACAGAGG GTGTTTTTTGAATCGGATGAGGTCCATGCATGCATTGTCACATGTGGAGGACTGTGCCCTGGACTGAACACTGTCATTAGGGAAATTGTATGTGGCTTATATGACATGTATGGTGTCAGTAGGGTACTTGGAATTCAG GGTGGGTATAGAGGTTTCTATGCTTGTAACACCATTGACTTGAGTCCAAAGAGTGTAAACGACATTCACAAAAGGGGTGGAACTGTTCTTGGGACATCACGTGGAGGCCATGACACCATGAAGATTGTTGACAGCATCCAGGATCGTGGTATAAATCAG GTTTATGTAATTGGTGGTGATGGTACTCAAAGGGGTGCAGGAGTGATTTTTGAA GAGATTAGAAGACGTGGTCTCAAGGTTGCTGTTGCTGGCATTCCAAAGACGATTGATAATGATATACCA GTAATTGACAGATCATTTGGTTTCGACACTGCAGTTGAGGAGGCCCAACGTGCAATAAATGCTGCTCATGTAGAAGCTGGAAGCGCCGAGAATGGTATAGGCCTCGTAAAGCTAATGGGTCGACACAGTG GTTTTATTGCACACTATGCTACTCTAGCCAGCAGAGACGTG GATTGTTGCTTGATTCCAGAGTCACCTTTCTATCTGGAAGGTGAAGGTGGCCTTTTTAGATATTTGGAAAAGCGTCTGAAGGAGAATGGTCATATGGTTATCGTTGTTGCGGAGGGTGCAGGGCAGAAACTTATTAATGAAACAAAGGAATCAATGGGGAAAGATGCTTCAGGCAATTCGATTCTTCTTGATGTTGGTCTTTGGTTATCTCAAAAGATAAAA GAGCATTTCAAGAAAATCAAGACTACTATAAATCTCAAGTATATAG ATCCTACATACATGATACGTGCCATTCCTAGCAATGCATCTGACAATGTGTATTGCACACTGTTGGCACACAGTGTGGTTCATGGAGCCATGGCTGGATACACTGGTTTCACTGTTGGCCAAGTAAATGGTCGGCATTGCTATATCCCGTTTTAC AGGATCACAGAGAAGCAGAACAAAGTTTCAATTACTGATAGGATGTGGGCAAGACTTCTCTCCTCAACCAACCAGCCAAGTTTCCTCAGCAAGAAAGATGTGGAGGACGCAAAGATGGAAGAAGAGAGAGCATCCAAGTTTTTCGATGGGCCGCCTCCCAACCCCAAGGTTGAAGACAAAGTCGCTTCCAATGGCAAGGCTGTGAAGTGA